The Flavobacterium psychrophilum genome includes a region encoding these proteins:
- a CDS encoding endothelin-converting protein has translation MLGGTVCNVQTANAQEKPGINVSYMDKKVKPGDDFFRYVNGTWVDNTQIPSDKTRWGSFDELRENTNNDALAILKEAAANKNLKSTSDQGKAANLYKTIMDTVSRNKQGIAPLKPYLAKIDKVKNAKDLEKLLIEMEPQGGIGFFGMGIGADAKDSNRNIVNIGPGSLGLPDRDYYVSDDADSKEKRELYVKHVARMLKYLGYKDADALKQANSILALETAMAQPRLDRVERRDRRKTYNFMTVADLQKLTPSINWVTYFNGIGIKFKATDSLNVSQPKYMEAFEQMLKANKVDEWKAYMKWTVLNHSSDLLSTDIETANWEFYSKTLRGALKEETRDKNALQTINGTVGEALGKLYVEKKFPAEAKAKAEAMIKNVMQAFENRINRLPWMAKSTRENAVTKLRKLNVKIGYPDKWKDYSALTLQSPAEGGTFFSNMQNVTKWSFKDDLDKLYKPVDKTEWGMSPQTVNAYFNPSYNEIVFPAAILQPPFYDYKADEAVNYGGIGAVIGHEISHGFDDSGSRYNAEGNLVNWWSDEDLEKFTGLGGNLADQYSALQPLPGIYVDGKFTLGENIGDLGGVNAAYDGLQLYLKQNGNPGLIDGYTPEQRFFISWATIWRTKARDEAVKNQVKTDPHSPGMYRAYVPLQNVDAFYDAFNIKPGDGMYVSPDKRVKIW, from the coding sequence GTGCTGGGTGGAACAGTTTGCAATGTACAAACGGCGAATGCTCAGGAGAAACCGGGCATTAATGTTTCTTATATGGATAAGAAAGTAAAGCCGGGCGATGATTTCTTTAGATATGTAAACGGTACGTGGGTAGATAATACCCAGATTCCATCGGATAAAACCCGTTGGGGAAGTTTTGATGAACTTCGCGAAAACACCAATAATGATGCTCTTGCTATTCTTAAGGAAGCAGCGGCTAATAAAAACCTGAAATCTACATCAGACCAGGGTAAAGCAGCCAACCTGTATAAAACCATAATGGATACCGTGTCAAGAAACAAGCAGGGTATTGCTCCGCTTAAACCTTACCTTGCTAAAATAGACAAGGTAAAAAATGCTAAAGACCTTGAAAAGCTGCTTATAGAAATGGAGCCACAAGGGGGTATCGGCTTCTTTGGTATGGGCATTGGTGCCGATGCAAAAGACAGTAACAGGAATATTGTAAACATTGGTCCCGGAAGCCTTGGTTTACCGGACAGGGATTATTATGTTTCTGACGATGCCGACAGTAAAGAAAAGCGCGAGCTTTATGTTAAGCACGTAGCACGCATGCTTAAATATTTAGGCTATAAAGATGCCGATGCGCTTAAGCAGGCTAACAGCATACTTGCACTCGAAACGGCTATGGCACAACCAAGACTTGACAGGGTTGAGCGCCGTGACAGGAGAAAGACTTATAACTTTATGACTGTTGCCGATCTTCAGAAGCTTACACCATCTATCAACTGGGTAACTTATTTTAACGGTATAGGTATAAAATTTAAGGCTACCGATTCATTAAACGTTTCGCAGCCAAAATATATGGAGGCTTTTGAGCAAATGCTTAAAGCAAACAAAGTAGACGAGTGGAAAGCCTACATGAAATGGACGGTTTTAAACCATTCGTCAGACCTGCTTTCTACCGATATAGAAACTGCTAACTGGGAGTTTTACAGCAAAACCCTTAGAGGTGCGCTAAAAGAAGAAACCCGCGATAAAAATGCACTTCAGACTATAAACGGTACTGTGGGTGAGGCATTAGGAAAACTTTATGTAGAGAAAAAATTCCCTGCAGAGGCTAAGGCCAAAGCCGAAGCAATGATTAAAAATGTAATGCAGGCTTTTGAAAACCGAATTAACCGCCTGCCGTGGATGGCAAAATCTACAAGGGAAAATGCGGTAACTAAACTGCGCAAGCTTAATGTAAAGATTGGCTATCCTGATAAATGGAAAGACTATTCTGCACTTACACTACAAAGCCCTGCCGAGGGTGGTACCTTCTTTAGCAACATGCAAAACGTTACAAAATGGAGCTTTAAAGATGATCTTGATAAGCTGTACAAACCTGTAGATAAAACAGAGTGGGGTATGTCTCCGCAAACAGTTAATGCTTATTTTAATCCGTCTTACAACGAAATTGTTTTTCCTGCTGCTATCCTTCAGCCGCCATTTTATGACTATAAAGCCGATGAGGCTGTTAACTACGGTGGAATTGGTGCAGTTATAGGCCATGAAATATCGCATGGTTTTGATGATTCAGGATCACGTTACAATGCAGAAGGTAACCTTGTAAACTGGTGGAGTGATGAAGATCTTGAGAAATTTACAGGCCTTGGCGGCAACCTTGCCGATCAGTACAGTGCGCTACAGCCACTACCGGGTATTTATGTAGATGGTAAATTTACACTTGGCGAAAACATTGGCGACCTTGGTGGCGTTAACGCTGCATACGACGGACTTCAGCTTTACCTTAAACAAAATGGTAACCCCGGATTAATTGATGGTTATACGCCTGAGCAGCGTTTCTTTATTTCATGGGCAACCATATGGAGAACCAAAGCAAGGGATGAAGCTGTTAAGAACCAGGTAAAAACAGATCCGCACTCTCCGGGTATGTACAGGGCGTATGTGCCGCTACAAAATGTTGATGCATTTTACGATGCATTTAATATTAAACCGGGTGATGGAATGTATGTTTCTCCCGATAAACGTGTTAAGATCTGGTAA
- a CDS encoding deacetylase: MLPIAYHPIYKHPLPEGHRFPMIKYELLPQQLLYEGTAVPTDFHEPGMPDMQNILAVHDKTYVDELISLTLDPRAVRKIGFPLSAELVERELRIAQGTIWGVHQAMQHGIAFNIAGGTHHAYSNRGEAFCLLNDQAIAAQYLINNKLAKKVLIVDLDVHQGNGTAEIFTGNNNVFTFSMHGKSNYPFKKEVSDLDIALPDTTGDAEYLSILKETLQKLIDRQKPDFIFYLSGVDILDSDKLGKLGCSLNGCKQRDEFVLSLARKLEIPVQCSMGGGYSPDIKVIIEAHANTYRIARGLY; encoded by the coding sequence ATGCTCCCAATAGCATATCATCCCATATACAAACACCCATTACCGGAAGGCCATCGCTTCCCAATGATTAAGTACGAACTGCTGCCCCAGCAATTATTGTACGAGGGAACGGCAGTACCCACCGACTTTCACGAACCCGGCATGCCCGATATGCAAAACATACTGGCAGTACACGACAAAACCTATGTTGATGAACTTATCAGCCTTACGCTGGATCCAAGGGCAGTTCGAAAAATTGGCTTCCCACTTTCGGCAGAGCTGGTAGAGCGCGAACTGCGTATTGCACAAGGCACAATCTGGGGCGTGCATCAGGCTATGCAACATGGCATTGCTTTCAACATAGCCGGAGGTACGCATCACGCCTATAGTAACCGCGGTGAAGCTTTCTGCCTGCTGAACGACCAGGCGATTGCCGCACAGTATCTCATCAACAACAAATTGGCAAAAAAGGTATTGATAGTAGATTTAGACGTGCATCAGGGTAATGGTACTGCCGAAATATTTACAGGTAATAATAATGTATTTACCTTCTCTATGCACGGCAAAAGCAATTATCCATTTAAGAAGGAAGTATCCGATCTTGATATTGCCCTACCCGATACTACCGGAGATGCCGAGTACCTGTCTATTCTTAAAGAAACACTCCAAAAACTAATTGACCGGCAAAAGCCCGATTTCATCTTTTACCTGAGTGGCGTTGATATACTCGATTCTGATAAGCTTGGCAAACTGGGCTGTTCGCTTAATGGCTGTAAACAACGCGATGAATTTGTCTTGTCATTAGCTCGCAAGCTGGAGATCCCGGTTCAATGCAGTATGGGTGGCGGCTACAGCCCAGATATTAAGGTTATCATCGAAGCACATGCCAACACATACAGAATTGCAAGGGGGTTGTATTAA
- a CDS encoding cytochrome C oxidase assembly protein, protein MLQFFKKYKIFFIVLIILSAGILFLFNGALTPKKQLKVYSPADVNPELVDSTVQYVAKNHKIADFAFTNQNGKTITQDDYKEKIYVADFFFTTCPTICPIMTTNMEWLQSQIKDNPKVMLLSHSVTPDIDTVPVLKEYAKKKGVIDSKWNLVTGKKEDIYYIARKSYLAVKTTSSKELYDMVHTENFILVDAKGRIRGFYNGTNLDKEVEGEKNVKQLLDDIKWLSANEN, encoded by the coding sequence ATGTTACAATTCTTCAAAAAATATAAGATCTTTTTTATCGTGCTTATTATTCTATCGGCAGGTATCCTCTTTCTTTTTAATGGTGCGCTTACTCCGAAAAAACAGCTTAAAGTGTATAGCCCGGCAGACGTTAACCCAGAACTGGTAGACAGCACGGTACAATATGTTGCCAAAAATCACAAAATAGCCGATTTTGCCTTTACCAACCAAAACGGAAAAACCATTACACAGGACGACTACAAAGAAAAGATTTATGTAGCCGATTTCTTTTTTACCACCTGCCCTACCATCTGCCCTATAATGACAACCAATATGGAGTGGCTGCAAAGCCAGATTAAAGACAACCCGAAAGTAATGCTATTATCACACTCTGTAACCCCGGATATCGATACCGTTCCTGTACTTAAAGAATATGCTAAAAAGAAAGGTGTTATAGACAGTAAATGGAACCTGGTTACCGGGAAGAAAGAAGACATTTATTACATCGCCCGTAAATCGTACCTGGCCGTTAAAACCACAAGCTCTAAGGAGTTATACGACATGGTGCATACCGAAAACTTTATACTTGTAGATGCAAAAGGCCGTATACGCGGTTTTTATAATGGTACCAACCTTGATAAAGAGGTGGAAGGTGAAAAAAATGTTAAGCAGCTTCTGGATGATATTAAATGGTTATCAGCCAATGAAAACTAG
- a CDS encoding lycopene cyclase — protein sequence MKHYNYIFAGAGLASLMTVYRMVQSGKFEDKSILLIDPEIKQANDRTWCFWQKGEGYWDTILFKQWNTAVFANEKFSNDLDFDGYTYKMIRGADFYSYVQSELKKYPNVAFVQQKVIDFADSGFNVLVKTGTENYTCNKLFNSIYNPAIPASQTKYPLLQQHFIGWHVKTTKPVFKADKPTFMDFSIKQKGNTRFMYVLPFSATEAIVEYTLFSKDLLADAEYEQAIEEYLKNLGVDSYEIVDEERGSIPMTSFPFWKNNTENIINIGSAGGWTKASTGYTFRHADKKSKALVHFLQTQDDFTTFHKKNKFWFYDLLLLDILARTNQKGSAIFSSMFKGGKAAPIFKFLDEETTFSEDLGVISKCPKGLFIAALFRRIGNL from the coding sequence ATGAAACATTATAACTACATATTTGCAGGTGCCGGACTGGCTTCGTTAATGACAGTATACCGTATGGTGCAGTCGGGTAAATTTGAGGATAAGTCGATACTCCTAATAGATCCTGAAATCAAACAGGCTAACGACAGGACCTGGTGTTTTTGGCAGAAAGGCGAAGGATATTGGGACACAATATTATTCAAACAGTGGAATACTGCCGTATTTGCAAACGAGAAATTCAGTAACGATCTTGACTTTGATGGTTACACCTACAAAATGATTCGCGGTGCAGATTTTTACAGCTATGTACAGTCAGAACTTAAAAAGTATCCGAACGTAGCGTTCGTTCAGCAGAAAGTAATTGATTTTGCAGATTCCGGTTTTAATGTGCTTGTAAAAACAGGAACCGAAAATTATACCTGCAATAAGCTCTTTAATAGCATATACAACCCTGCAATTCCTGCATCGCAAACAAAATACCCGCTATTACAGCAGCATTTTATTGGTTGGCATGTAAAGACAACCAAACCTGTATTTAAAGCTGACAAGCCCACCTTCATGGATTTTAGCATTAAGCAAAAAGGAAACACCCGTTTTATGTATGTGTTGCCATTTAGTGCTACGGAAGCTATCGTAGAGTATACATTATTTTCGAAGGATCTTTTGGCAGATGCCGAATACGAACAGGCTATTGAGGAATACCTGAAAAATCTGGGCGTAGATAGTTACGAGATTGTAGACGAAGAAAGAGGAAGTATACCCATGACATCCTTCCCTTTCTGGAAAAACAACACGGAAAACATAATCAATATTGGTTCTGCCGGCGGATGGACGAAAGCCAGCACAGGTTATACTTTTAGGCATGCCGATAAAAAATCGAAAGCACTGGTGCATTTCCTGCAAACTCAGGATGATTTTACCACTTTTCATAAAAAGAATAAGTTTTGGTTTTACGACCTGCTGCTTTTGGATATACTGGCACGCACCAACCAAAAAGGATCGGCTATTTTCTCGTCGATGTTTAAAGGCGGCAAGGCGGCACCTATCTTTAAATTCCTGGATGAAGAAACTACATTTTCTGAAGATCTGGGCGTTATATCCAAATGCCCGAAAGGATTATTTATTGCAGCGCTGTTTCGCCGGATAGGCAATCTGTAA
- a CDS encoding iron transporter produces the protein MKTTLAGLKKGQKAIITDLNIDAVPLKLLEMGCLPGNTVELLQVAPMGDPIYINVNESHVAIRLETAAEIDVELIP, from the coding sequence TTGAAAACCACTCTTGCAGGGCTTAAAAAAGGCCAAAAAGCCATAATTACCGATCTAAATATCGATGCGGTTCCGTTAAAGCTTCTTGAAATGGGATGCCTGCCCGGCAACACTGTGGAACTCTTACAGGTAGCCCCTATGGGCGACCCTATTTACATCAACGTTAATGAAAGCCATGTGGCCATACGGCTGGAAACTGCCGCAGAAATTGACGTTGAACTTATACCATAA
- a CDS encoding iron transporter, which produces MQNRNSHSLEEVHESVAVGQNTSVWKKVLAFFGPAYMISVGYMDPGNWATDIAGGSQFGYSLLWVLLMSNIMALLLQSLSARLGIVSRRDLAQASRETYSKGINYFLYGLAEIAIAACDLAEVLGMAIGLKLLFDLPLLWGVGITMFDTFLLLFLMNKGIKKMEAFIIGLIAIIGLSFMAEMFFAQPDMGEVAKGLIPSIPSDAALYIAIGIIGATVMPHNLYLHSSLVQTRKFDRTFKGIKQAIRYNFIDSIIALNMAFFVNAAILILAAATFYTAGRHDVADIQDAHQLLAPMLGSGWAATLFALALIAAGQSSTITGTLAGQIVMEGYLNLRIQPWVRRIITRLIAIAPAFFTILYFGEESTGELLVFSQVVLSLQLGFAIIPLIHFVSDKSKMNEFTIGKFTKISAWVIALVIVSLNAKLVYDEIGSWLAASENPLWIWLTVIPIAFIAGGVLLYIIINPFVRKGRAEVPHVPHIDEVIVQEQSGKIVYNNIAIALDFSKADVKSVASAMQLGGKDATYTLIHVVETVGAMLHGDLASDHETASDKDYLSKYKLALEEKGYTINTQLSFGSPKKQIPKIVNEAGNFDILILGAHGHNWIKDLIFGTTVDAVRHKVTIPVLIIKD; this is translated from the coding sequence ATGCAAAACCGAAATAGCCATTCGCTGGAAGAAGTTCACGAGTCGGTAGCTGTAGGGCAAAATACCTCAGTCTGGAAAAAAGTGCTGGCCTTTTTTGGCCCTGCCTATATGATAAGTGTTGGTTATATGGACCCCGGAAACTGGGCAACCGATATTGCCGGAGGTAGCCAGTTTGGTTACTCGCTGCTGTGGGTATTGCTTATGAGTAATATTATGGCGTTGCTATTGCAAAGTCTTAGTGCCCGTCTGGGAATAGTTAGCCGTAGGGATTTAGCCCAGGCATCGCGCGAGACTTATTCAAAAGGAATCAATTACTTTTTATATGGCCTTGCCGAAATTGCCATTGCTGCCTGCGACCTTGCAGAGGTACTGGGTATGGCTATCGGTTTAAAATTGTTGTTCGACCTGCCTTTATTATGGGGTGTGGGTATCACAATGTTTGACACCTTCCTTCTGTTGTTCCTGATGAATAAGGGTATCAAAAAAATGGAAGCGTTTATCATAGGCCTTATAGCTATCATCGGCCTATCGTTCATGGCAGAGATGTTCTTTGCACAACCCGATATGGGAGAGGTGGCGAAAGGGCTTATTCCGTCCATTCCAAGCGATGCAGCATTGTATATTGCTATTGGTATTATAGGCGCTACGGTTATGCCACATAATCTCTACCTGCATTCATCTTTGGTACAGACACGTAAATTCGACCGTACATTTAAGGGTATAAAGCAGGCTATACGCTATAATTTTATAGATTCTATTATTGCGCTTAATATGGCATTTTTTGTCAATGCTGCCATATTAATATTAGCCGCAGCTACTTTCTATACTGCCGGAAGGCACGATGTTGCCGATATTCAGGATGCCCACCAACTGCTTGCCCCTATGTTAGGATCGGGTTGGGCGGCGACGCTGTTTGCGCTGGCGTTAATTGCCGCGGGGCAAAGTTCTACCATTACAGGTACACTTGCCGGACAAATAGTTATGGAGGGTTACCTTAACCTGCGTATACAACCCTGGGTGCGCCGTATTATTACACGGTTAATAGCCATTGCTCCGGCCTTTTTTACAATCTTATATTTTGGGGAAGAATCTACCGGAGAGCTATTGGTTTTCAGCCAGGTAGTATTGAGCCTTCAATTGGGCTTTGCTATTATTCCGCTTATCCATTTTGTGAGCGACAAGAGCAAGATGAATGAGTTTACTATAGGTAAATTCACTAAAATATCGGCGTGGGTTATTGCCCTTGTTATTGTTTCGCTTAATGCAAAACTGGTTTACGACGAGATAGGCAGCTGGCTTGCGGCATCTGAGAATCCTCTATGGATATGGCTTACGGTAATACCAATTGCTTTTATAGCAGGAGGGGTGTTGTTGTATATCATCATCAATCCGTTTGTTAGAAAGGGCAGGGCAGAAGTACCTCATGTGCCACATATCGATGAAGTTATTGTTCAGGAGCAATCGGGTAAGATAGTTTACAACAATATCGCCATTGCGTTAGATTTTTCTAAAGCCGATGTAAAAAGTGTTGCAAGTGCTATGCAGCTTGGTGGTAAAGATGCTACGTATACCCTTATACATGTTGTTGAAACCGTTGGGGCTATGCTGCACGGCGATCTGGCAAGCGATCATGAAACTGCATCCGATAAAGATTACCTTTCTAAATACAAACTGGCATTAGAAGAAAAAGGCTATACCATAAACACTCAGCTTAGTTTTGGAAGCCCCAAAAAGCAAATACCTAAAATTGTAAACGAAGCCGGTAATTTTGATATCCTTATCCTGGGAGCTCATGGACATAACTGGATAAAAGACCTCATTTTTGGTACAACTGTTGATGCTGTTCGCCATAAGGTTACTATCCCGGTGCTTATTATTAAGGATTGA
- a CDS encoding epimerase, whose protein sequence is MPQISILGCGWLGFPLAKSLLKNGFTVKGSTTSTEKVDGFNSAGILPFLISLTADGADGDIESFLRESDILIIDIPPKLRGENKESFTDKIKILIPYIETAGIKNVLFVSSTSVYSDDNSVVTEETPAAPETESGKQLLESEQLLLQNPNFKTTVLRFGGLIGEDRQPVKFLAGRDNLENPYGPVNLIHRNDCIRIIEKIIEKNAWGEIFNGVHPDHPTREEYYTKKALSLGLPSPKFNHKKPSNGKAISAEKVIKVLGYNFKEALGQDF, encoded by the coding sequence ATGCCACAAATATCTATCTTGGGCTGCGGATGGCTAGGCTTTCCGTTAGCAAAATCGTTACTTAAAAACGGATTCACCGTTAAGGGATCAACAACTTCAACCGAGAAGGTAGATGGGTTTAATTCAGCGGGTATCCTTCCGTTTTTAATTAGCCTTACGGCTGATGGAGCCGACGGTGATATTGAATCCTTTCTCCGCGAAAGCGATATACTTATTATTGATATTCCACCCAAATTAAGGGGAGAAAACAAAGAGAGTTTTACCGATAAGATAAAAATACTTATTCCTTATATTGAAACCGCAGGGATTAAAAACGTACTGTTTGTAAGCTCTACATCGGTATATTCAGATGATAACTCGGTTGTAACCGAAGAAACCCCGGCGGCACCTGAAACCGAAAGCGGTAAACAATTACTGGAATCAGAACAATTACTGCTACAAAATCCCAATTTTAAAACAACAGTGCTTCGCTTCGGTGGCTTGATAGGTGAAGACCGCCAGCCCGTAAAATTCCTTGCCGGTAGAGACAACCTTGAAAATCCTTACGGACCGGTAAATCTTATTCACCGTAATGACTGTATCCGAATTATTGAGAAGATCATTGAAAAAAATGCATGGGGAGAAATTTTTAACGGTGTACATCCCGACCATCCTACCCGCGAAGAATATTATACAAAAAAAGCATTATCGTTAGGGCTTCCTTCGCCAAAATTCAACCATAAAAAACCATCCAACGGAAAAGCAATAAGTGCTGAAAAAGTAATAAAGGTGTTGGGTTACAATTTTAAAGAGGCTCTGGGGCAAGACTTTTAA
- a CDS encoding iron transporter FeoB, giving the protein MAAHNLLNIKIALIGNPNTGKTSVFNQLTGLNQQVGNYPGITVERKIGSCKLPNGTKGTVMDLPGTYSLNASSMDENVVIELLLNKNDKDYPDVAVVVTDVENLKRNLLLFTQIKDLELPTILVINMSDRMDRKGISLDIPYLERLLKTRIALVSSRKGTGIEDIKELIVNYGTLPTEPCLNASSIDTDYFNGLRKAFPNHLLYKLWLVITQDVNFGQLERKEIENNSSFAKTKADLKRMQQKETIKRYQFINDVLKEGQTVDNSKANDLRAKLDRVLTHKVFGYIIFFGILMLIFQSIFSWSSIPMDFIDESFASLASYTETHLPPGKLTDLISQGIIPGIGGVVIFIPQIAFLFLFISVLEESGYMSRVVFLMDKIMKRFGLSGKSVVPLISGTACAIPAIMAARNIENWRERLITILVTPFTTCSARLPVYTILISLIIPEKMVLGVFNLQGLTLMLLYLLGFGGALLSAWILNKILKIKHKSFFVAEMPNYKLPLFKNVGLNVLEKTKAFVYGAGKIILALSIIIWFLGSHGPGEGFKNAEEIISHQPENKSLPENELNDKITSYQLENSYIGIMGKSIEPVIRPLGYDWKIGIAIVSSFAAREVFVGTLATIYNIGSSGEDEATIKQRMNAEIDPLTGKKVFNFATGVSLLLFYAFAMQCISTLAITKKETNSWKWPLIQLIGMSGFAYVVSLITYQLLK; this is encoded by the coding sequence ATGGCAGCTCACAATCTTTTAAACATAAAAATTGCACTTATTGGTAACCCTAATACCGGAAAGACCTCGGTTTTTAACCAGCTTACGGGCCTTAACCAACAGGTGGGCAACTACCCCGGTATTACAGTAGAGCGTAAAATAGGCTCATGCAAACTGCCTAATGGCACAAAGGGCACTGTTATGGATCTTCCCGGAACCTACAGCCTTAACGCCAGCTCTATGGATGAGAATGTGGTTATAGAACTGCTTTTAAATAAAAATGACAAAGATTATCCCGATGTTGCCGTCGTAGTTACAGATGTAGAAAATCTTAAACGTAACCTGCTGCTTTTTACCCAGATAAAAGACCTTGAACTACCTACCATACTTGTTATCAATATGAGCGACAGGATGGATCGCAAAGGCATCTCGTTAGATATACCTTATCTTGAACGCCTGCTTAAAACACGTATAGCACTTGTAAGTTCGCGTAAAGGCACCGGTATTGAAGACATTAAAGAACTAATAGTTAATTATGGCACACTTCCTACAGAGCCATGCCTTAATGCTTCCAGCATAGATACCGACTATTTTAACGGACTGCGAAAAGCATTTCCAAACCATTTACTGTATAAGCTTTGGCTCGTAATCACGCAGGATGTTAATTTTGGACAGCTGGAACGTAAAGAAATTGAAAACAACAGTTCTTTCGCTAAGACCAAGGCCGACCTGAAACGTATGCAGCAGAAGGAAACTATTAAGCGATACCAGTTTATTAATGACGTGCTTAAAGAAGGGCAAACCGTTGATAACAGTAAAGCGAATGACCTGCGTGCAAAGCTAGACCGTGTACTTACCCATAAGGTATTTGGCTACATTATTTTCTTTGGAATACTGATGCTTATATTCCAGTCGATATTTTCATGGTCCAGCATACCTATGGATTTTATCGATGAGAGTTTTGCTTCACTCGCAAGCTATACCGAAACCCATTTACCACCGGGTAAACTAACCGACCTTATTTCCCAGGGTATCATTCCGGGTATTGGTGGTGTGGTTATATTTATTCCGCAAATTGCATTTTTATTCCTCTTTATATCCGTCCTTGAAGAAAGCGGCTACATGAGCCGTGTAGTATTTTTAATGGATAAGATAATGAAACGCTTTGGCCTTAGCGGTAAGAGTGTGGTTCCGTTAATATCGGGTACTGCATGTGCTATCCCGGCTATTATGGCGGCGCGAAACATAGAGAACTGGCGCGAAAGGCTAATTACTATTTTAGTAACGCCATTTACTACCTGTTCTGCAAGGCTTCCCGTTTACACAATATTAATATCACTTATCATTCCGGAGAAAATGGTGTTGGGCGTTTTCAACCTTCAGGGGCTAACGCTTATGCTGCTGTACCTTTTAGGTTTCGGAGGCGCATTGCTTTCGGCTTGGATATTAAACAAGATACTTAAAATAAAGCATAAGAGTTTTTTTGTGGCAGAAATGCCAAACTACAAACTTCCGCTGTTTAAGAATGTAGGGCTTAATGTGCTAGAAAAAACAAAAGCATTTGTATATGGTGCGGGTAAAATAATACTGGCATTGTCTATCATCATCTGGTTCTTAGGATCGCATGGCCCGGGTGAAGGCTTTAAAAATGCGGAAGAAATTATCTCTCATCAACCGGAAAACAAATCGCTGCCGGAAAATGAACTGAATGATAAAATTACATCATACCAATTAGAAAACTCTTACATAGGTATTATGGGTAAAAGTATTGAGCCTGTAATTCGCCCATTGGGTTACGACTGGAAAATCGGTATTGCCATAGTATCATCATTCGCTGCACGTGAAGTATTTGTAGGAACTCTTGCTACCATCTATAATATTGGCAGCAGTGGGGAAGACGAAGCCACTATTAAACAGCGTATGAATGCTGAAATTGATCCACTTACCGGAAAAAAAGTATTCAATTTTGCAACCGGGGTATCATTATTGCTGTTCTATGCTTTTGCAATGCAGTGCATAAGTACGCTGGCTATTACAAAAAAAGAGACCAATTCATGGAAATGGCCTCTTATACAGTTAATAGGAATGAGCGGTTTTGCTTATGTGGTATCGCTGATTACCTATCAGCTTTTAAAATAA
- a CDS encoding iron-dependent repressor, translated as MTYSEENYLKVIYHLSLNQTKGITTNAIANVMESKPSSVTDMVQKLADKNLVIYKKYQGVSLTDEGRFMALMIVRKHRLWEVFLVEKLDFSWDEVHDVAEQLEHIKSEKLTDKLEEFLDFPTEDPHGDPIPDRNGKIANVDKKLLSEMIVGKKVICVGVKDSSSAFLQYLDKQQIALGSAIEVISKEDFDMSLTIKLGDKQVTVSNKIAANLFVKSV; from the coding sequence ATGACCTACTCTGAAGAGAATTACCTTAAAGTTATATACCATCTTTCCCTTAACCAGACTAAAGGAATTACCACAAATGCCATCGCCAATGTAATGGAGAGTAAGCCGTCATCGGTTACCGATATGGTTCAAAAACTTGCCGACAAAAACCTGGTGATCTATAAAAAATACCAAGGCGTTTCATTGACTGATGAAGGCCGTTTTATGGCATTGATGATTGTGCGCAAACACCGCCTTTGGGAAGTTTTTCTGGTAGAAAAGCTCGATTTTTCGTGGGACGAGGTACATGATGTTGCCGAACAACTGGAACATATTAAAAGTGAAAAGTTAACGGATAAACTGGAAGAGTTCTTAGATTTCCCTACCGAAGACCCGCATGGTGACCCAATACCCGACCGTAATGGAAAAATTGCCAATGTAGATAAGAAGTTGCTTTCTGAAATGATTGTTGGCAAAAAAGTAATATGTGTAGGGGTTAAAGATAGCTCTTCGGCATTTTTACAATACTTAGACAAACAGCAGATAGCACTTGGTTCTGCCATAGAAGTTATCAGCAAAGAAGATTTTGATATGTCCTTAACCATTAAGCTTGGCGACAAGCAGGTAACGGTGTCTAACAAGATAGCGGCCAACCTGTTCGTTAAATCTGTATAA
- a CDS encoding single-stranded DNA-binding protein: MNALKNKVQLIGNAGADPEIKIFEAGKKLARLVLATNESYTNDKGERVTDTQWHTVTAWGKTAEIIEKYVTKGKELAIEGKLTHRSYDDKNGDKRYITEVVVSDVLLLGK; encoded by the coding sequence ATGAACGCATTAAAAAACAAAGTACAGCTGATAGGAAACGCAGGAGCCGACCCTGAAATAAAAATATTTGAAGCCGGTAAAAAACTTGCCCGTTTAGTTTTGGCAACCAATGAAAGCTACACAAACGACAAAGGCGAGCGCGTAACCGATACCCAATGGCACACTGTGACCGCATGGGGTAAAACTGCCGAAATTATTGAAAAGTATGTAACCAAGGGTAAAGAGCTGGCCATAGAAGGCAAGCTGACGCATCGCAGCTACGACGACAAAAATGGAGACAAGCGCTACATTACAGAAGTTGTTGTTAGTGACGTGCTGCTTTTAGGTAAATAA